CACCCAGGGACAGACGCAGGGAGTGGCCTCAACTCCTTCCTCCTGGCCCCAACCTTTTGCAAAGCTCCAGCTAGGCAAAACCTTTTCTGTTCATTGCTCTGCTGGGAGCCAGAAGAGCTTCCCACACACATGCCCAGCCTATCTCCTAGAAGCACTCTGGGCTGAGGAAAGATGGAGCCAGGCCTGAAGCTTCCCAGCTCACAGCTGACTTTCCAATGCTGAGGTGTAGGGTGAGGTGGGGCCTGAGAACACAGAATCCCAAATCCCACCCATGTGAACAGGATGCCGGGGGAACTGCTGTTTCATCTCTGGCCTTTGATATTTGTCTCTGCTGTGAGGGGTCTCTTTTATTGAGTGGAGTCACTAATGCAGCCAAACTCTGAGTGTGTATCCTCCATGTTCTGATCTTGTTGCATCATTCAACAAGAATACGAACACCATCCAAGGGCAAAATCCACCTCCCTCGCCTGGAGTGCAGTTCCTGGGCTGGTTTCAGCTGAGATTCAGGGAATCCAAGGAGCCTACAGTCAGATGCTCAGTCATCTCTACCCAAGTCCTGGTCCTCGTCTTCCTCCAGAACCATGAGTCACTGTTTCTCTCACTGAGTTCCTCTGCATCTTCAAGATTAAAGTCCCAGAAGCATCACTGACTCCAGGAAATCCTGAACAAGGCCATGAAGGTCTTGGTGCCTTCTTAGTGGGCTGGCAGTGAGAACAGACTCAAACCCCCAGATCCATCACTTAAAAACATCATTAGTACCCACTCAGGTGAGAGCTTGGGGGAGGAGGTTTGCAAGTacatgtgttcatgagtgtgtctatgtgcatcCCTGGGTATGCACATGAGTGTCTATGTATGCCTGAATAttgctgtgtgtatgtatctacaCTTGCTTACATATGTGCCTGGGTGTgcacctgcatgtgtgcctgcatatgTCTGTGAGCATCTAtgcatgtgcctatgtgtatCTGTGCTACACCTGCATGTgtacctgtctgtgtgtgcatcttcATGTGCCTGTACAAATGCCTCATGCATTTACACATCCTCCATCCTtgttgcatacatgtgtgtgtgtgtgtgtgtgtgtgtgtgtgtgtgtgtgtccaggcagGTGTGCCTTCACATGTCTGTATGAACCTGAGCTGCAGCCTAGCTGAGCAATTAGCCTGGAACTGATTTCTGGTGACCATGCTCCTCCTGGGTAGACATCCACATGAAGGGACAACATGTCTGTGGTTTTGAGCTGTTTGAGAGCTGTGATTGTCCACAGGCTTTGGGAATGGGATGGAGGCTGGTTGGGAGGTTGGTTCTTGTCCCCTGGCTATCTGTTTGTGCCAGAGGTGAATTTACCTGTCTATGTGTCGGGGATCAGCTATCCTTGTGAGGGCTTGTGAGGGCCTATGCTCTGCGTGTGTACACGTGACATGGAGATAAGCCTGGATGCCCTATAAGTGAACCTAGGTTTAAATAGGAGATTTGAGGTTGGGTGTTAGGTTTGGTGGAGCTTGTGTATGACATGTGAACTTCCTGAGTACTGCCCATGGTGTCTCCGAGTCCAGGACAGGAAGCTCTACCGCCCCAGGCTCAGCAGCCCTGGGTCTCCAGCATCACACATGTGTCTCCACCTGTCTGAGCCAGGTGCTTAGGTCATGCTTCCCATCACATAAAGCAACTGCTGCTACTTCTTTCAGAGAAAGAAACAGCTGGAAGAGAGGCTATTTGTTCCATATACACAGCTGATGGGCAACAGATCTGAGCAAAAGGCAGCTGTGACCCTGTGGGTCACAGGGGCTGCATCAGGGAAGGACCTGGCTTTTCCTAGCTCAGTTCCAAGATAGGCCAGTCAGAGAGAGCAGTATCAATGATCCAGCTATGCAAAAGAAGGGTCTCTGCACCGTCAGCTCGGTCTAATAAGGCCTGCCCAGACCAGACCTGATCTTCCAAGATCTTTCCAGATAACCAGGCCAAGACCTACCCAGACCCTTCTGTTGCATGGTAGGTACCCTCTGTCCCGCTGCTGGCAGTGAACTTGTCCTACCCAACCAGCTCACGACTGGCACCTACAGAGTCATAGGCCTTCTCTGTTCCATGGAGCCATAAGGGGAGGTAACCTGTTGGGTTCCCTGTCCTTAGAGCATGCCTTCCACCCATCCTTTGAGTAGATAAGGCAGGGATGGTGTCTGCTACGGCTTGTCCAGGTAGCCAGTGGGAGTCCTGCCATGAACCTGGTTGACAGAAGAGTCCAGGGCTTGTGGGTAGGAGGTATCCTGTTCAAAGTTATAGCCCAAGGAAAGGATGGGGTGTGAGCTCAGCTCCTGTGCTGGAACTCTACTACATTTGTGGTCTCTGGAAGGAGAGCTACACGCCAGTGCTACtccctgctcaggccctgagcaTGCTAGGATAGGCTGGAGGCACACAGTTCCTGAGGCAGAAGAGAGGGTACCTGGGAAGCCTAGGCGTGGCTGAAAGGCCGCCTGCCCAGGAGTCCACCTTGCATTCTTACTCCAAGGGCCACTCTGGGGTGGACAACAGAGTGGTTGCCCTGAGAGGATCTACTTGTTAACTAATGTCAGAGGCCCTTCTGGCACCATCCTCTCTACTCCAGACTCAGTCCTGAGGCTTAGGTTGGGCCCTAGTCTGAGAAAATCTTCCCAGGACACCTGGGGACTACAGAGTGGGGTGCAGGCTGGGTCCTGTGCTGGTCCCTGGCTGTTTTTATTAACAGCACTCCGGAGACAGAATGAAATGAAGACAAGTCTGAAGGTTGACCCTCAGCTGCACCCGATCAGATATGTTCTCTGTGAGAAAAGCCAGTATATCCAGCAAAGCAGCTGGGCTTCCCTTTGCAGTCACACAGGGATGCATTAAAGACAGCCACAACGCTAGCCACTGAAACAAGAGAAATCTTTCCATCCACTCCAAGTGAATAGGtttatttatgtatctgtatTTTAGCCCCAGTGTGCACATGTTCTTGTGTGTGGGTACAGGCTCAGACATGCTGTGGCACGTATGTAAACATCAGAGGGCAGGCTCAGACGTCAGTCTGCTTccaccttctttgagacagggtttcctgttcACTGCTACATATACCACACTAGCTGGTCGGTGAGCCTCCAGGGATTTGCCCATCCCTGCCTCCCATCTCTCCACAGGAATGTTGGGGTTACAGGGACAAGCTGCTGTGTCCGGCTTTTCCTGAGTCCGGGGGtccaaactcagattctcatgcttatgcacccactgagctgcctccccagtgccaaatacatttatttttaaatataaatgcccTGGCTAAATGTGTTTCAGATGACCTACTCTGGGAAGCATCTGAGACAACAAAGGAGGAGACCCCAGCTCCTCTGCAAAGTAGAAAAACAATCCAACTTCTACCTTCGGTATGACTGTCTTTCTAGCAATTCCTCTGCAGAGTCTCTGGATGCCAGTCGTGCTGAAAGGTGGAACTGAATCCCATGGGACAAATCTTGCTAAGCCACCATCACTCTGACCAGACTGACCCTTCCCACTGACCACAAATCCCCTCTCGTGACCTCAGGATTCCTACCTTGTTACCTTTCCTCAACCTGGCTGTTGCTCTAAGATAGCCTGAACCCCTCCTGATACTGATGGCCCTGTTCACGCATCCCTGGACCTAAGATGACCCCAGTCACAGCCTGTCCCTAACTCAGGGGTGTGGCCCGAGCCCCTGAAAAGCCATCCTGGAGCTGCAGAGTGTCCTAGGCCGCCATCCCAAGTGATATTTGCTACACAGCCAGGCTTCAGAGACGGGCTCACAGCGCCAGGCCGTGTACTTCAGGATGGGTGGTATTTGTCTGATATGTTATGAGCTAGATTGCAAGCCCTAAGAAATAAGCTTGGGTATCACGCCAATGTGAGCCAAGCTTCAGACAGTGGGGATAGAGAGCTGTGTCAAAGGAGGATGAGGTCTCTTCTGTACCCAAGAGAACTCAGTTCAGGGGGCTAGTGGCCTCTCCCATGCCTAATTATCCTCCCTTTGCTTCCTCAGGTAGTCTTGGCTGCCATGTTTGTCAGGAGGAACAGCTCAGATGTGACTGAGTTCATCCTTGTAGGATTCTCGGGCTCCCTAGGGCTCCACCTAAGCCTGCTAGGACTGTTCCTGCTGGCTTACATGCTGACTGTCACAGAGAACTTGGTCATCATCACAGTCATTCGCGCCAGCCCCTCCCTGCACAAGCCCATGTACCTGTTCCTCAGCAACCTGTCCTTCCTAGAGATATGGTACATCTCTGTCACAGTGCCCAAGATGCTGCTCAGCCTGGTCTCACCCAAGTTCCAGCACATCTCCTTCACAGGCTGCATGGCCCAACTCTACTTCTTCTTGGCATTGGCTTGCACCGAGTGCGCGCTCTTGGGagtcatggcctatgaccgctatgtggcggTGTGCAACCCCCTTCGCTACCCAGTCATCATGAACCCTAGTCTCTGCAGCCTCCTGGCTGGAGGCTCCTGGTTGTCTGGCTTCACCATTTCCCTGGGGAAGGTCTTCTTCATTTCTCGTCTAGGCTACTGTGGCCCCAACATCATGAACCACTTCTTCTGCGATGTGTCCCCGCTACTCAACCTCGCCTGCTCTGACATGTCCATCGCAGAGCTTGTGGACTTCCTCCTGGCACTGCTCATCTTGCTGGGGCCACTGCTGTTAACTGTCTTCTCCTACACGGCCATCCTCAGCACTGTGCTGCGCATGCCCTCCGCTGGGGGCAGGCAGAAGGCCTTCTCCACCTGCGCCTCACACCTGGCCGTGGTGGTCATCTTCTACTCAGCCTCTCTCTTCATCTACGCCCGGCCCCGCGCCATCTACTCCTTCGACTACAACAAGCTTGTGTCCGTTGTCTACACAGTGCTCACACCCCTAATCAACCCCATCATCTACTGCCTACGCAACCAGGAGGTCAAACAGGCACTGCATAAGGTACTGCAGCGAGCAGCCCAGCTTCTAGGAGCCTCCTCCTAGGAGGAACCGTGCTCCCCCGGCCCTGGACCTGCTTACAGATCATCAGGATGAACAGACAAATTGGCACACCCTCCCACCAGCCCCTGAATTCTGTTTATAGCTACCCAGCCAGCCTCCCCATCATGGCTCCCAGGTCCGAGCCCAGAACCCTCTCAGGAGCCCTTGCCTGGACCCATGCAAAGGCTGTGCTCATGGGAGAGTTCTTTCCAACCAACCATGGTCAACCTGTAGCTGCAGCTCTTCTCACCTGCGGGGAGCAGAGAAAACCATAGCAGACCAAGATGTCTGCGCACACAGATCTTCTAGCTCTGCATGCTATGCAGGGGCTGCGACAACCAGCGACAACCTTGTCATCCCTCCCAACCCAATTCCAGTGGCTTCTGCTGGGAGGTTTGTCTTCCAGCAGAAGGGGCCTTGCAGTGGCAGAGGTTAGTAAGAGAAGGGGTGAACGGCTTGGGAAAAGGAGATGAAGAGACTTCGAAGGCTGCTAAAGAGAGGCAGCCTCTCAGCACCCTGATAGGTACCAGTCAGCCTCAAGCTCTGCCAGGAGCCTGTGGAGCAAAAGTGAGGCCAAGACAAAAAGGGATCCGCCTGATCTATAGACACTAGGAAGCCCTCTGTGCCACCACCATAAAGCACACAAGACATATCAAAGCCTCGGTTGGCACATAGGTTCTGTGCCTTACTGTATAGAATGGGCATTATGCTGAAAAACAACCAACTCAAAGCTTGCAAGCAAGGTCCTTGTCCTGGAGCACCGGTGTGAGCATGCAAGGACAAAGTCTTCCAATCTTTCTAGACCACCTACGTAGGTGGTCCCAACTGCCCTGGGGGTGGTACATGGCCTGAGAGTCTGGGCACTGTTTGTCTAAAAAGGAGATTTGaacaagagaaggagagaggagcaAAGCCAAGCAAATGAAGAGCTCTAAGCAAACATTGACCCAAAGTGCTCTGCTGCTAACCAAATGGCTGGGAAAGACCCATCGCTGTATTTGCAAGAGAGACCAAAGCCTTGTCCCTGCATGCAGGCAGCTCGCCCTCCCAACTGATCAAAGATCAGGCATGCAGGGATAGGTGCCTCTACACCAAAATTTACAAGCATGCCCTCTCCAAATACCTACAAACTAGTGCTCTAAATGTGCAGAATGGAAGCCAGCTTGCTGACTCATCATTCCATTAGTAAAGTATATGAAATATCAGCCCTGTCTCTGTGCTGCTCAACCCCACAGGGCCCAGAGAATCAGGCAGCCCACAGCTTGGCGCCAACCCTGAAAGCCAGGATCTGGTGCCTGCCTTCAGCAGGACTGGCCAAGTGCCAAGATCTTGGTTGGGATGTGTGTTGTCGGGGATGGGCAGGTGTTTGTGCAGCAGTACCACTGAGTATAAAGGCCGATGGGTCCTTGGAGGGGACAAGGCCAGTCACAGAGCCAAAAGGCCTAGGGCACAGGCTGACTAAAGTCTTTGGGTTCCCAAGGGATGAGCATGTCTCTCACTAGATACAGCCACCAAATCACTCTGAGCAGAGCAAGGACGTGGTCAAATTTTTATTCTACAAAAACTCtgtgaggaaaggaaaaagaggacaagggacaagaggagaggggaagggagagaatgggagatgagagaagaagaggggacagaagaggaggggaggaaaggggagggaaggagaggagagggaagaaaagacagGAGATAAGATAAGGAGACATCATGGAAGGAGGACAGGACTGGAGACAGTCAGAGAGAAGACACAAAACCAGCACCATTCAGGACTGGTTAACTATTGAGAGagagtaaaaattaaaatctatgagccagacatggtggtgatacatactttaatcccagcacccaggcagaagcagatggatctctataagtttgaggccaggctggtttacaaagcaatttccagaccagctagggctacacaatgagaccctttgtcaacaacaacaaagaattaaCTTCTATGAATGCACACCAAGGACCAGGGAATGACTCAGCAAGGGGTGCGGGAGCCCTGGTGGGGAAGATGGCGGTGCTCCCTCATTCCCTGGTGATTCAGAGTCTGAAGACGTAaggacaggggcagggaaggCCCTGAAGCCAGGGACTCCGGGGAAGAACACATCATTCCTAACTCAGACCCACCCTGGAGCCAGACCCTGGGGCTTCCCTACCTCTGTCCCATCCTACACTTCATCAGCTATAGAACCCCAGTTGACGGTCACCAACCTCCGCTGATCTGAGGCACACTGAAACTCTCCCTGGTACTCACAACTTCTGTGTTTCCTCAATTAGCGACAGACACTCCATACCCTGAGCCCCTCTGAGTAACATCATGGTCTCCTACCGCCCACCTCCCAATCCTCTTCTGCCCAAAACACCTCTGGGTGGAAAATCCTGCTCCTCATCGGCTTATTCATCCCCACAACCTGACCCACCATGTACCACTAGGCCTCAGGCTGTGCATAGGATGAGTCCCACAAATCTTATCAAGACTAGTATATCCCAGCCCTTCCCTTGGAGTCCCTACATAACAGACACCACTCACTGGGTATCAGTCTGGGCCATCTGCTTCTGTTATCCCCAGCTACCCACACCTGAAAATCCATCACCTGGATCCCTGCCTGCCAACTTGTTTCCAAACAGCATGACAAGATGCATCCCATAAGTCAGCCTGACTTCCAGTATCAAGTCTCCCAAACTGTCAGAGCCCACGAGTGTCTCCAGAAGCGCCCATTCTGTTCATGTGCTATCCAGGATGGATATGTCCAGCAGAAAGCAAAGTTCTGTGAGGATGTGGGTGGTAGGAGGCCATgatggggaaggaggggaaagatTGGGGGAATGGCAGGGGTGGCTGCCTATCATGAAAGCTACTGAGAGAATGCAGGAGCAGGGCTGCAGCCTGACACATCCAATCAGCCCCTTCTTCAGGCCAGAACCTAGCAAAGTCCAACTCCAACCCAAGTAAACCCCAAATGCAGTGGACCAGGAGCCAGAGTCCTGACTTGGCTGGCCCAAAGTTCTGAGAGCAGAGAAACAAACCTCAAGTGGTTTCTACTGTAAGATCGCATCCTTTGTCAGATCCCTAGATATGGGTGGCAGCGATTCCAGAAGAAGTCTAGAATGTGTTTCTCTGAGAAATCCGTCATCCCACAGTCAGAATACTAAGGGTCTAGTCACGTGACTACATGTTCTAATTGTGCACCTGGATGTTCGGACTAGTGATCCCCAATTGTCCTAGATCCACAGGTCCTGTGTTGTTCATCTTCTACCCTAATGGCGGCCACTACATAATCTCTTGTGGTGTACATGGGGTATTTACCAAAATAAAGCCATATTCTAGGCTGGGAGATAAATGTCAGTTCTAAAATAGCTAGAAGTAGGCCATGGTGTGTTTTCTGACAAACACAGcattgagataaaaaaaaaaatcagtgaaagagaaatctgtctagaaatttttcaaatattcagaaataataCACTtctaagcaaagaaataaaatgagaaattagAACATggtttgagattataattttaaaacacataaaaattatgaGATGTGAGGCTGACAAGAAGGCAGACCACCAGAGGACTCTGATTCAATTCCAGCACTCGTGGCAGCTcactataactccaattccaagtgtccctcttctggcctccaccggTAATACATGGTGCAGATGCTCAAGTAGGCAAGAGTCCATACATGTAAAGTAAAAATTAGTATATctttaaacaattttaattaataagATGCTACAGAAGCAGTATCTAAAGGAAGATTCCTAATGCCATACACCTATGTCAGGAAATCAAAGACACCTTAAATCATTGTGCAGCCTCCACCGTACAAAATATAACAAGCaaacagtgagaaaaataaagtACTAACAGTTGAACTAGAAATCAGTTAAGTGTAAAACAGAAATGGCAGTATATCAACTCAGTTAAGACCAACAACATGATCACTGATAAAGTCAGTGACAACGATGAGTCTCTAGCCAGGCTGTTTGAGGAAAACATGAGATCTCGTGAATGACTGGGGAGGAGGCTGGGAGAGCGACGTCATTAGAGACCCCGTGGACGTTAGAGGGACACTAAGGAAATATTACAAGTGATTTTATGCCACTAAACTGACAACTTAGATTAAGTAGGCAGGCTGCTTGAAGACACGAGCATAAAATCTAAATCTCTTAAGCAAATAAATTTCCCCCTCAAAAAAATACTTCAGGAGAGATAGCTTTGCTGGTTAATCCTACAAAGCACCCAAGAGAAAAACATAcaatctgctcttccagaggaccctggttcaattctaGCTCACAAATTCCaagtccaggggatctggcaccctcttctggccgccATGGGTAATGCATGTATGTAGTGCACACATTTGTGCAAGCAAAGGCACTCAGTTTGAGAGACTTGAAAGAGATgattctctggctgtcctgaagaaGTATTCCTTTCATTCAAACGCTTTTGCGAAATAAACTATAAGTCATATTTCTCATGCAATACGGATGCAATATTTCTAGGTAATTTTTAGTCTGTAAAACCCCTGGGTAGAAACAAAACATAATACATTCTGACCAAGTGAAATGTGCAGTAAGCATGCAAGGTTggattaacatttaaaaaacaatcagcacttgggaggaagaggcaggcagatctctatgagttcaaattctacatagtgagttccaggccaggcaggactggcttcctgtgtcaaaaaacaaaagcaaaaacaaaaaacaaaaaacacagggcttggggctagagagaaaactcattggttaagagcacttacactgttcttgcaaaggaccacaGTTCAGCCCccatcacccacaatgggtggCTCACAATCGACTGTAGCTCCAGCTTCAGGGATTCCAGAGTGAGCACCCTCGTTTGGCTTCCACAGGTATCTGCactcacacatgcccacacacaaacGCACAGTTTAAAACTGCTTAAATCTCAGAACTGATCAATGCAATTCACCAGTGCAATAACATTTAAAAGACAAATGTTTCGATTGTCTCTTTAGGTgcttaaaaacacagaaaatgtacCACCTATACCTGAAAAGAAATAGCTCTATGCAAAGTAAGATCACACACGATGCTCTTCCTGCAGGAAGCCAGGCTGTCTCCACACGAGAGGAGAGTCAGAACAATTTCACCATAGTCAAGAGCAGCGGCCATGCTGTGTGTTCACCACCTCAGCACTGCACTGACAGCTCCTGACAGTCCAGGGAGGCAAGAAAAGGACATCTCGTGGCTAATGTGATGGGCCACACAGAAACTCTAACAGAATCTAAAATAAGCAAGGAGAGGTAACAGACTGTGCAATAAGTCTGCAGAATACAAGGCAGATGCTCAAAATTCAAATATGTCTACATGTTACCAACAAGCAATAGGAAATTTTTAACTATTGGGGGTAGAATCAAAATCATAATGCAGCTAAGTATGCAAAAGACATTCAGAAACTATAATGAAACCTATTTCATATATCAATGTGTTTATAATTTCTAATTCCACATGATTCTTTAATTTCAGAGAAAAGCTGCAGGAATACAGAATGCGGTGTGTTCATGATC
This portion of the Apodemus sylvaticus chromosome 1, mApoSyl1.1, whole genome shotgun sequence genome encodes:
- the LOC127678854 gene encoding olfactory receptor 226-like isoform X2 — translated: MNNLNSSDVTEFILVGFSGSLGLHLSLLGLFLLAYMLTVTENLVIITVIRASPSLHKPMYLFLSNLSFLEIWYISVTVPKMLLSLVSPKFQHISFTGCMAQLYFFLALACTECALLGVMAYDRYVAVCNPLRYPVIMNPSLCSLLAGGSWLSGFTISLGKVFFISRLGYCGPNIMNHFFCDVSPLLNLACSDMSIAELVDFLLALLILLGPLLLTVFSYTAILSTVLRMPSAGGRQKAFSTCASHLAVVVIFYSASLFIYARPRAIYSFDYNKLVSVVYTVLTPLINPIIYCLRNQEVKQALHKVLQRAAQLLGASS
- the LOC127678854 gene encoding olfactory receptor 226-like isoform X1, producing the protein MFVRRNSSDVTEFILVGFSGSLGLHLSLLGLFLLAYMLTVTENLVIITVIRASPSLHKPMYLFLSNLSFLEIWYISVTVPKMLLSLVSPKFQHISFTGCMAQLYFFLALACTECALLGVMAYDRYVAVCNPLRYPVIMNPSLCSLLAGGSWLSGFTISLGKVFFISRLGYCGPNIMNHFFCDVSPLLNLACSDMSIAELVDFLLALLILLGPLLLTVFSYTAILSTVLRMPSAGGRQKAFSTCASHLAVVVIFYSASLFIYARPRAIYSFDYNKLVSVVYTVLTPLINPIIYCLRNQEVKQALHKVLQRAAQLLGASS